One window of Azospirillaceae bacterium genomic DNA carries:
- a CDS encoding ABC transporter permease, whose protein sequence is MIVLPPFLRRHLMFTLLNLAGLAAGIAGFLLVSLYVAGELSVDRGFTGADRLYRVGSTLSVGGNVIVHGATTPQLAGTLPQDFPEVEALTRVAEDEVELQDGARGFQTSLLWADPNMLRVLDYPLARGDAATALARPDGLVLSPALARTLFGDADPMGRTLRVKGGAVLTVTGLLAPLPETHLSFAAIAADAARGAQDWAHHAGDEWAMIGDTAVYIRLTPGTSAQGVQARLADFVKRRAVLTSLPEDIRAGFLTLRLDPVPDIHLHIKTFNQAKPGGDVGTVGILAAAALLILGVAIANYTNMATAQAIGRAREVGLRKLVGARRRELVVLFTAESVALAAVGTLLALAVVEVCLPAFQGLVGRPLSPAMLYHGGLLPLLLATPLLVGALGGFYPALVLSGYRPAEVLKGPAGVPSSGRLRAVLVGAQFAISIALAIATLTVQRQVDHARGAGLGYAAENLYVVGQLPHDANRAATLKAELARLPGVRAATLANLAPADISQFMEKVTVPSGTHGATAGDVYMPSYGADGDFAATYGLTVLAGTARPDGWNPDGNKDRRYILLTETAARRLGYAHPADAVGDRLIGEDATLEVAGVLADIRFRSARDADEALMFTLGHGGGLLTVRLASGDQPSTVAAINTLVDRLYPEAEHLQRGFADDRIEAMYRTEERQAKVFALFGGLAIALANLGLFGLTALAAARRTKEIGLRRVVGARVRDIVWLMAWQFARPVLLANLVAWPLAWWGLHRWLGQYAVRIDQDPATFLAVGGTALAVALATVAVHVARVAHASPVTALRYE, encoded by the coding sequence ATGATCGTCCTGCCGCCATTCCTGCGTCGCCACCTGATGTTCACCCTGTTGAATTTGGCGGGCCTGGCGGCGGGCATCGCCGGCTTCCTGCTGGTCAGCCTGTACGTGGCGGGGGAATTGTCGGTCGACCGGGGCTTCACCGGGGCCGATCGGCTGTACCGGGTGGGCAGCACCCTGTCGGTGGGCGGCAACGTCATTGTCCATGGCGCCACCACGCCGCAGTTGGCCGGCACCTTGCCGCAGGACTTCCCGGAGGTGGAGGCCCTGACCCGCGTGGCGGAGGATGAGGTCGAGTTGCAGGATGGGGCGCGTGGCTTCCAGACGTCCCTGCTGTGGGCCGATCCCAACATGCTGCGGGTGCTGGATTATCCCCTGGCGCGGGGCGATGCCGCCACGGCGCTGGCGCGGCCCGACGGGCTGGTGCTGTCGCCGGCCCTGGCCCGCACCCTGTTTGGCGACGCCGATCCCATGGGGCGGACCCTGCGGGTCAAGGGTGGTGCGGTGCTGACCGTCACCGGCCTGCTGGCGCCCCTTCCCGAAACCCATCTGTCCTTCGCCGCCATCGCGGCGGACGCGGCGCGCGGCGCCCAGGACTGGGCCCACCATGCCGGCGACGAATGGGCCATGATCGGCGACACGGCGGTCTACATCCGCCTGACGCCCGGCACCTCCGCCCAGGGGGTGCAGGCCCGGCTGGCGGATTTCGTGAAGCGCCGGGCGGTGTTGACCTCCCTGCCTGAGGACATCCGCGCCGGCTTCCTGACCCTGCGGCTGGACCCGGTGCCGGACATCCACCTGCACATCAAGACCTTCAACCAGGCCAAGCCCGGCGGCGACGTCGGCACGGTCGGCATCCTGGCCGCCGCCGCCCTGCTGATCCTGGGCGTGGCCATCGCCAACTACACCAACATGGCCACGGCCCAGGCCATCGGCCGGGCGCGTGAGGTGGGCTTGCGCAAGCTGGTGGGCGCCCGCCGGCGGGAACTGGTGGTGCTGTTCACGGCGGAATCCGTGGCCCTGGCCGCCGTCGGCACCTTGCTGGCCCTGGCGGTGGTGGAGGTCTGCCTGCCAGCCTTCCAGGGGCTGGTGGGTCGGCCACTCAGCCCGGCCATGCTGTATCATGGTGGCCTGCTGCCCTTGCTGCTGGCCACGCCTTTGCTGGTGGGGGCGCTGGGTGGCTTCTATCCCGCCCTGGTGCTGTCGGGCTATCGCCCGGCGGAGGTGCTGAAGGGACCGGCCGGGGTGCCGTCGTCGGGCCGGCTGCGTGCCGTGCTGGTGGGGGCGCAGTTCGCCATTTCCATCGCCCTGGCCATCGCCACCCTGACGGTGCAGCGCCAGGTGGATCACGCGCGCGGCGCCGGGCTGGGTTATGCGGCGGAGAATTTGTACGTGGTGGGGCAACTGCCCCATGACGCCAATCGGGCCGCGACCCTGAAGGCGGAACTGGCGCGCCTGCCCGGCGTGCGCGCCGCCACCCTGGCCAACCTGGCGCCGGCCGACATCAGCCAGTTCATGGAAAAGGTGACGGTACCGTCCGGCACCCACGGCGCCACGGCTGGTGACGTGTACATGCCCAGCTACGGCGCAGATGGCGACTTCGCCGCCACCTATGGCCTGACGGTGCTGGCCGGCACCGCGCGGCCCGATGGCTGGAACCCCGACGGCAACAAGGACCGGCGCTATATCCTGCTGACCGAAACCGCCGCCCGGCGCCTGGGCTACGCCCATCCCGCCGACGCGGTGGGCGACCGCCTCATTGGCGAGGACGCGACGCTGGAGGTCGCGGGCGTCCTGGCGGACATCCGCTTCCGTTCCGCCCGCGACGCGGATGAGGCGCTGATGTTCACCCTGGGCCATGGCGGCGGCCTGCTGACCGTCCGCCTGGCGTCGGGGGACCAACCATCGACGGTGGCCGCCATCAATACTCTGGTGGATCGCCTGTACCCCGAAGCCGAACACCTGCAACGCGGTTTCGCCGACGACCGGATTGAGGCGATGTACCGGACGGAGGAGCGGCAGGCCAAGGTCTTCGCCCTGTTCGGCGGCTTGGCCATCGCGCTGGCCAATCTGGGCCTGTTCGGCCTGACCGCCCTGGCGGCCGCCCGGCGCACGAAGGAGATCGGCCTGCGCCGCGTGGTTGGCGCCCGGGTGCGCGACATCGTCTGGCTGATGGCCTGGCAGTTCGCGCGGCCGGTGCTGCTGGCCAACCTGGTGGCCTGGCCCCTGGCCTGGTGGGGCCTGCACCGCTGGCTGGGGCAATACGCCGTCCGCATCGACCAGGACCCCGCCACCTTCCTGGCGGTGGGCGGGACGGCCCTGGCGGTGGCGCTGGCCACGGTGGCGGTCCACGTGGCGCGCGTGGCCCATGCCTCGCCGGTGACGGCGCTGCGGTACGAGTGA
- a CDS encoding ABC transporter permease, whose product MNTLPSFLRRHLGSTLLSLFGLAVGIAAFLLVSLYVADELSVDHGFTGADRLYRVGVNFNIGGNTMALAFSPADLAATLREDFRQDIEAVTRVEFDRPSLGVDDNRYFEQPLLWADPNALRVLDFPLEQGDPATVLARPDGVVITRALGRMLFGDVDPMGRTVLVRHGAALTVTGILAPPPQSHLDFAAIAADAGRGDKSWARQAGTPWSSVQEVMTYVRVAPGVVAGLAAQLPAFVNRHSPPSPEMVAAGVGDFLVLRLDPVGDIYLRGRVIGDRQSGDVGTLRILAGVAVLILGVAIANHTNLATAQAINRAREVGIRKLVGARRRQLVARFTGEAVGIAALGTLAALAGMELCMPAFHQLVGRTVSLAPLTQGRLLPLLLATPLVVGVLGGFYPALVLSGYRPGEVLKGRAQAPGAGRVRSVLMVVQFAIAIALTVATLTVQRQVAHMQSAGSGYRTDNLYVVSNLPTDRAAQETLRTEVQHLPGVQAASLSSVAPATQSASLAGFDLPDGTRSTLKQVRGVSYFGVDEDFLATYGLRLVAGSGAPPGWRPDASDDKDPRYTLITEAAARQMGYRQPADAIGERFRDRNGEGRLSEIIGVVADVRFHSVRQTAEPLLFDLQGGGNNLTVRLAAGDQPATVAAVNALVDRLFPEAEHLRSDFADQRVAGLYRAEEQQAKVFATFGALAIVLANLGLFGLTALTAARRTKEIGVRRVVGAGVGDILGLLAWQFSRPVLLANLLAWPLAWWGLHQWLIQYAVRVDQGPGPFLAAGALALAVALATVAGHVIRVAKAPPVTALRYE is encoded by the coding sequence ATGAACACCCTACCGTCCTTCCTGCGCCGCCATCTGGGCTCCACCCTGCTCAGCCTGTTCGGGCTGGCGGTGGGCATCGCGGCCTTCCTGCTGGTCAGCCTGTACGTCGCCGATGAACTATCGGTCGATCACGGCTTCACCGGGGCCGACCGCCTCTATCGTGTCGGCGTGAATTTCAACATCGGCGGCAACACCATGGCGCTGGCCTTCTCGCCTGCCGACCTGGCCGCCACCCTGCGGGAGGACTTCCGCCAGGATATCGAGGCGGTCACGCGGGTGGAGTTCGACCGGCCGTCCCTGGGCGTTGACGACAATCGCTATTTCGAACAGCCGCTGCTGTGGGCCGACCCCAACGCCCTGCGGGTACTGGATTTCCCCTTGGAACAGGGGGACCCAGCGACGGTGCTGGCGCGTCCCGACGGCGTGGTCATCACGCGGGCGCTGGGGCGCATGCTGTTCGGCGACGTTGATCCCATGGGGCGGACCGTGCTGGTCCGGCATGGCGCGGCGCTGACCGTCACCGGCATTCTGGCGCCGCCGCCGCAAAGCCATCTGGATTTCGCCGCCATCGCCGCCGATGCCGGGCGCGGCGACAAGTCCTGGGCGCGGCAGGCCGGCACCCCCTGGTCCTCGGTACAGGAGGTCATGACCTATGTCCGCGTGGCACCGGGCGTTGTCGCCGGACTGGCCGCGCAGTTGCCGGCCTTCGTCAACCGCCACAGCCCGCCGTCGCCGGAGATGGTGGCTGCCGGCGTGGGCGACTTCCTGGTCCTGCGCCTGGACCCCGTGGGTGACATCTATCTGCGCGGCCGGGTGATCGGCGACCGGCAGTCCGGCGATGTCGGCACCCTTCGCATCCTGGCCGGCGTGGCCGTGCTGATCCTGGGCGTGGCCATCGCCAACCACACCAACCTGGCGACCGCCCAGGCCATCAATCGCGCACGGGAGGTGGGCATCCGCAAGCTGGTGGGCGCCCGCCGCCGGCAACTGGTGGCCCGTTTCACCGGTGAGGCGGTGGGTATCGCCGCCCTGGGCACGCTGGCCGCCCTGGCCGGCATGGAACTGTGCATGCCGGCCTTTCACCAGCTGGTTGGGCGGACGGTCAGCCTGGCGCCGCTGACCCAGGGCCGGCTGCTGCCGCTGCTGCTGGCCACGCCCCTGGTGGTGGGCGTGCTGGGCGGGTTCTATCCGGCGCTGGTACTGTCGGGCTATCGCCCGGGGGAGGTGCTGAAAGGCCGTGCCCAGGCGCCTGGGGCCGGCCGGGTGCGGTCGGTGCTGATGGTGGTCCAGTTCGCCATCGCCATCGCACTGACGGTCGCCACCCTGACGGTGCAGCGCCAGGTGGCGCACATGCAGTCGGCCGGCTCCGGCTATCGCACCGACAACCTGTATGTGGTGTCCAACCTGCCGACGGATCGGGCGGCGCAAGAGACATTGAGGACGGAGGTCCAGCACCTGCCCGGCGTGCAGGCGGCGTCGCTCTCCTCGGTGGCGCCCGCCACCCAGTCGGCCAGCCTGGCCGGCTTCGACCTGCCGGACGGCACCCGCAGCACCTTGAAGCAGGTGCGCGGCGTCTCATACTTCGGGGTGGATGAGGATTTCCTGGCGACCTACGGTTTGCGCCTGGTGGCGGGATCTGGTGCGCCGCCCGGCTGGCGGCCGGATGCCAGCGACGACAAGGACCCGCGCTATACCCTGATCACCGAGGCGGCGGCGCGGCAGATGGGCTATCGCCAGCCCGCCGACGCGATTGGGGAGCGGTTCCGCGACCGCAATGGCGAAGGCCGGCTGTCGGAAATCATCGGCGTGGTGGCCGACGTGCGTTTCCACTCCGTGCGCCAGACGGCGGAACCCCTGCTGTTCGACCTGCAAGGCGGGGGCAACAACCTGACGGTACGGCTGGCGGCGGGCGACCAGCCGGCGACCGTGGCCGCCGTCAACGCCCTGGTGGACCGTCTGTTTCCGGAAGCCGAGCATCTGCGCAGCGACTTCGCCGACCAGCGCGTCGCCGGCCTTTACCGGGCGGAGGAACAGCAGGCCAAGGTGTTCGCCACCTTCGGCGCGCTCGCCATCGTGCTGGCCAACCTGGGCCTGTTTGGCCTGACCGCCCTGACGGCGGCCCGGCGCACGAAGGAGATCGGGGTGCGCCGGGTGGTGGGGGCGGGCGTGGGCGACATCCTGGGCCTGCTGGCGTGGCAGTTCAGCCGCCCCGTGCTGCTGGCCAACCTCCTCGCCTGGCCGCTGGCGTGGTGGGGCCTGCACCAATGGCTGATCCAATACGCGGTGCGGGTGGACCAGGGGCCGGGCCCCTTCCTGGCGGCGGGGGCGCTGGCCCTGGCCGTGGCACTGGCCACCGTGGCCGGCCACGTCATCCGCGTGGCCAAGGCGCCGCCGGTGACGGCGCTACGGTATGAATGA
- a CDS encoding ABC transporter permease, producing the protein MNALPSFLRRHLGFTLLNLAGLAVGIAAFLLVSLYVAQELSVDRGFTDAARLYRVGSQFNVGGQAIRMVYAPTDLPAALLEEVPGVEAATRMESDRVMLGAADRFFEQHLLWADPNFLRLLDYPLERGDAATALARPDGIVVTRAAARGLFGDADPMGRVVQVKNGPALTVTGILATPPQSHLAFTAIAADAARGPKSWAHTAGGPWTDIHGAVTYVRLAKGVSAAAVAAALPAFVDHHNPPNPDQAGAGHQNLLSLRLDPVPGIYLHVKALGDLTAGGDVGTLRVLGGVAMAILGIAIANYTNMATAQAINRAREVGVRKLLGARRRQLLALFTGEAVALAAIGTLAALALMEVTLPVFQALVGRDVSLAPLTHGWLLPLLLVTPLVVGGLGGFYPALVLSGHRPAEVLKGRTQAPGVGRLRAALVVGQFAVSIALMVATLTVQRQVAHVQAAGLGYAPENLYVLSDLPGDAARLATLKAELRHLPGVLDAGYSNLVPAATSESLSNLSLAEDSRSTLREARGIATFTADEDFFGTYGARWVAGGLPPGWKPALEGDAGVLLYAVVTEEAARRMGYARPQDAVGERFYADSARTQAIEVAGVVADMRFQSARQSDQPLVFVLKAGGDSLTLRLAASDQHATVDAVNAVADRIYPDADYLRRDFVDQRVAGLYAAEERQARIFATFSALAIVLANLGLFGLTALTAARRTKEIGVRRVVGAGVGDILGLLAWQFSRPVLLANLIAWPLAWWGLHHWLIQFAVRVDQGPGTFLAAGVIALAVALATVAVHVIRVAKAPPVTALRYE; encoded by the coding sequence ATGAACGCCTTGCCCTCCTTCCTGCGCCGCCACCTGGGTTTCACCTTGCTGAACCTGGCTGGTTTGGCGGTGGGCATTGCCGCCTTCCTGCTGGTCAGCCTGTATGTGGCGCAGGAACTGTCGGTGGACCGGGGGTTCACCGATGCCGCCCGCCTGTACCGCGTGGGCAGCCAGTTCAACGTGGGCGGCCAGGCCATCCGCATGGTCTACGCCCCCACCGACCTGCCGGCGGCATTGCTGGAGGAGGTGCCGGGGGTGGAGGCCGCCACCCGCATGGAATCCGACCGGGTGATGTTGGGCGCCGCCGACCGTTTCTTCGAACAGCACCTGCTGTGGGCCGATCCCAACTTCCTGCGCCTGCTGGACTATCCGCTGGAACGCGGTGACGCCGCCACGGCGCTGGCGCGGCCGGACGGCATCGTCGTCACGCGGGCGGCGGCGCGCGGCCTGTTCGGTGACGCCGATCCCATGGGGCGCGTGGTCCAGGTGAAGAACGGGCCGGCGCTGACCGTCACCGGCATCCTGGCGACGCCGCCGCAAAGCCATCTGGCGTTCACCGCCATCGCCGCCGACGCGGCCCGGGGGCCGAAGTCGTGGGCGCATACCGCCGGCGGGCCCTGGACCGACATCCATGGGGCCGTGACCTACGTCCGCCTGGCCAAGGGCGTGTCGGCCGCCGCCGTGGCCGCCGCACTGCCCGCCTTCGTCGATCATCACAATCCGCCCAACCCGGACCAGGCCGGCGCCGGTCACCAGAACCTGTTGAGCCTGCGGCTGGATCCGGTGCCCGGCATCTACCTGCATGTCAAGGCGCTGGGCGACCTCACCGCCGGCGGCGACGTCGGGACGTTGCGGGTGCTGGGCGGCGTGGCGATGGCGATCCTGGGCATCGCCATCGCCAACTACACCAACATGGCCACGGCCCAGGCCATCAACCGCGCGCGCGAGGTGGGGGTGCGCAAGCTGCTGGGCGCGCGGCGGCGGCAACTGCTGGCCCTTTTCACGGGTGAGGCGGTGGCGCTGGCCGCCATCGGCACGCTGGCCGCGCTGGCCCTGATGGAGGTGACCCTGCCGGTGTTCCAGGCGCTGGTGGGACGGGATGTCAGCCTGGCGCCCCTGACCCATGGCTGGCTGTTGCCGTTGCTGCTGGTGACGCCCCTGGTCGTGGGCGGCCTGGGCGGCTTCTATCCGGCCCTGGTGCTGTCGGGCCACCGCCCGGCGGAGGTGCTGAAGGGCCGGACCCAGGCCCCCGGCGTGGGGCGATTGCGCGCGGCATTGGTGGTGGGGCAGTTCGCCGTGTCCATCGCCCTGATGGTGGCGACCCTGACGGTGCAGCGCCAGGTGGCGCATGTCCAGGCCGCCGGCCTGGGCTATGCGCCGGAGAATTTGTATGTCCTGTCCGACCTGCCGGGCGACGCCGCCCGCCTGGCCACCCTGAAGGCGGAACTGCGGCACCTGCCCGGGGTGCTGGACGCGGGATATTCCAACCTGGTGCCGGCGGCGACATCGGAAAGCCTGTCCAACCTCAGCCTAGCGGAGGACAGCCGCAGCACCCTGCGGGAGGCGCGCGGCATCGCCACCTTCACGGCGGATGAGGATTTCTTCGGCACCTATGGCGCCCGCTGGGTGGCCGGCGGCCTACCCCCCGGTTGGAAGCCCGCCCTGGAGGGCGATGCTGGTGTGCTTCTTTATGCCGTCGTGACGGAAGAGGCCGCCCGCCGCATGGGGTATGCCCGGCCCCAGGACGCGGTGGGGGAGCGATTCTATGCCGACAGCGCGCGCACCCAGGCTATCGAGGTCGCCGGCGTGGTGGCGGACATGCGGTTCCAGTCGGCCCGGCAATCCGACCAGCCGTTGGTGTTCGTCCTCAAGGCCGGGGGCGACAGCCTGACTCTGCGTCTGGCGGCCAGTGACCAGCACGCCACGGTGGACGCGGTGAACGCCGTGGCCGACCGGATTTATCCCGACGCCGATTACCTGCGCCGCGATTTCGTCGATCAGCGCGTGGCCGGCCTTTACGCGGCGGAGGAGCGTCAGGCCCGGATCTTCGCCACGTTCAGCGCGCTCGCCATCGTGCTGGCCAATCTGGGCCTGTTCGGCCTGACCGCCCTGACGGCAGCGCGCCGGACCAAGGAGATCGGGGTGCGCCGGGTGGTGGGGGCCGGCGTGGGCGACATCCTGGGCCTGCTGGCTTGGCAGTTCAGCCGCCCCGTGCTGCTGGCCAACCTCATCGCCTGGCCGCTGGCCTGGTGGGGCCTGCACCACTGGCTGATCCAGTTCGCCGTGCGGGTGGACCAGGGGCCGGGCACTTTCCTGGCGGCGGGGGTGATAGCCCTGGCGGTGGCGCTGGCCACCGTCGCCGTCCACGTCATCCGCGTGGCCAAGGCGCCGCCGGTGACGGCGCTGCGGTATGAGTAG
- a CDS encoding alpha/beta hydrolase: MPATLDASTTTARVVTAPAPIALRPGRPLLSVVVHEGGERADTTVFLTHGSGGNKNQWRHQWQALKRAGVRIVAWDFIGHGQSPQPRDHAAYEGSRIVDDYRHLLDTYGPAPGQGRIVLAAHSYGCRLTLSLLQDLAAEGRLDRVAAALLLGPPSPLAQLGANPLGWLPPFVLEWLRPVIAAKFRALAWHPDVDAELLAFEEEATKGNSLFMMKALMGQAVQPDPAKLKDLTLPVTVVAGTNDGLTPPAGARDLVDRLPNATYVELERCGHQIMLEKPAETNALLLRLAGV; encoded by the coding sequence ATGCCGGCTACCCTCGACGCCTCCACCACCACGGCCCGCGTGGTGACCGCCCCGGCGCCCATCGCCCTGCGTCCCGGCCGCCCCCTGCTCAGTGTGGTGGTGCATGAGGGGGGTGAGCGCGCCGACACCACCGTGTTCCTGACCCATGGTAGCGGCGGCAACAAGAACCAGTGGCGCCACCAATGGCAGGCGTTGAAAAGGGCCGGCGTGCGCATCGTCGCCTGGGACTTCATCGGCCACGGCCAGAGCCCGCAGCCGCGCGACCACGCGGCCTATGAGGGCAGCCGCATCGTCGATGATTATCGCCACCTGCTGGACACCTACGGCCCCGCCCCCGGCCAGGGCCGCATCGTGCTGGCGGCCCATTCCTACGGCTGCCGCCTGACGCTCAGCCTGTTGCAGGATCTGGCGGCGGAGGGTCGGCTGGACCGGGTGGCGGCGGCCTTGCTGCTGGGTCCGCCTTCGCCCCTGGCGCAACTGGGCGCCAACCCGCTGGGCTGGCTGCCGCCCTTCGTGCTGGAATGGCTGCGCCCCGTCATCGCCGCCAAGTTCCGGGCGCTGGCCTGGCATCCGGATGTGGACGCGGAGCTGCTGGCCTTCGAGGAGGAGGCGACCAAGGGCAACAGCCTGTTCATGATGAAGGCGCTGATGGGCCAGGCGGTGCAGCCCGACCCGGCCAAGCTGAAGGACCTGACCCTGCCCGTCACCGTGGTGGCCGGCACCAACGACGGCCTGACCCCGCCCGCTGGCGCCCGCGACCTGGTCGACCGCCTGCCCAACGCCACCTACGTGGAACTGGAACGCTGCGGCCACCAGATCATGCTGGAGAAGCCGGCCGAGACCAACGCCCTGCTGCTGCGGCTGGCGGGGGTCTAA
- a CDS encoding P1 family peptidase encodes MPVPGPRNAITDVPGLMVGHATDDHVQSGVTTLLCPDGWAAGVDVRGGGPGVRETEALSPENLVGRAHAIVLAGGSVFGLAAADGVVAALSQRGQGLTLRPGTPAVPLVPSAVLYDLANGGDKDWGLVPPYRDLGLRSVEAATTEVAQGSVGAGRGAMAGLVKGGIGTASIDLGDGLVVGALVAANPVGSVHMPDGRTYWAWPFEIGDEFGGRRPEGPMDITDPVPALSRLGVHDRPTPGANTTIAIVAASADLTTAECKRVAMMAQDGMARAVRPTHTPFDGDTVFAVAKGAALPDESGVRWARVARIGSAAADCLARAIARAVHHA; translated from the coding sequence ATGCCCGTGCCCGGACCCCGCAACGCCATCACCGACGTTCCCGGCCTGATGGTCGGCCACGCCACGGACGACCATGTCCAAAGCGGCGTGACCACCCTGCTGTGCCCCGACGGCTGGGCGGCGGGGGTGGATGTGCGCGGCGGCGGCCCCGGCGTGCGCGAGACCGAGGCGCTGTCGCCGGAAAACCTGGTGGGCCGGGCCCACGCCATCGTCCTGGCCGGCGGATCGGTCTTCGGCCTGGCCGCGGCCGACGGCGTGGTGGCGGCCCTGTCGCAACGGGGCCAGGGCCTGACCCTGCGGCCGGGCACGCCGGCCGTCCCCCTGGTGCCGTCCGCCGTGCTGTATGACCTGGCCAACGGCGGCGACAAGGATTGGGGACTGGTCCCGCCCTACCGTGACCTTGGCCTGCGCTCCGTCGAGGCGGCAACCACGGAGGTGGCCCAAGGTTCCGTCGGCGCCGGGCGCGGCGCCATGGCCGGCCTGGTCAAGGGCGGCATCGGCACCGCCTCCATCGATCTGGGCGACGGCCTGGTGGTGGGGGCGCTGGTGGCGGCCAACCCCGTGGGGTCCGTCCACATGCCGGACGGGCGCACCTACTGGGCCTGGCCGTTCGAGATCGGGGATGAGTTCGGCGGCCGCCGGCCGGAAGGTCCCATGGACATCACCGACCCGGTGCCGGCGCTGTCGCGCCTGGGCGTGCATGACCGCCCCACCCCGGGCGCCAACACCACCATCGCCATCGTGGCGGCCTCGGCCGACCTGACCACGGCGGAGTGCAAGCGGGTGGCGATGATGGCGCAGGACGGCATGGCGCGTGCCGTGCGCCCCACGCACACGCCGTTCGACGGCGACACCGTGTTCGCCGTGGCCAAGGGGGCCGCGCTGCCCGATGAAAGCGGCGTCCGTTGGGCGCGGGTGGCGCGCATCGGCTCCGCCGCCGCCGACTGTCTGGCCCGCGCCATCGCCCGCGCGGTGCATCACGCCTGA
- a CDS encoding dipeptide ABC transporter ATP-binding protein, with translation MALLEIENLSLSLDDRDILKAVSLAVEAGQIVALVGASGSGKSMTALSVLGLEPAAAARTGAVRLGDRDLTRLTERQMNAVRGRDIGLVFQEPMTALNPVLSIGDQVAETARIHGTAGRKEAAAIADAVLTRVGLSADRFPRTRRPHELSGGQRQRVAIAAALALKPKLLIADEPTTALDVTTQARILDLLMGLVREDGLGLLLVSHDLALVSRVADRVVVLHQGAVVETGTPVEVFGQPKAAHTQALLAASTVHRRRPDTFTPTGQPILAAEGIVRDYPLPRTSWLAKPAHLRAVDQAWVSVHRGESVGIVGESGSGKSTLLRTLLAADSPQAGEVRLLGQAWSAASEAARRPLRRHVQMVFQDPVGSFDPRWRVERLVAEPLALLDNPPPPAVARQRVESLLEQVGLSATDADRFPHEFSGGQRQRIAIARALAAEPDLIALDEATSALDVATRAQILDLLAGLSDRLGLAYLVVSHDLDVVRALTDRVLVMQGGRVVEEGPTARVLSQPSHPYTASLLAATPVLAA, from the coding sequence ATGGCCTTGCTGGAGATCGAGAACCTCAGCCTGTCGCTGGACGACCGTGACATCCTGAAAGCCGTCAGCCTGGCCGTGGAGGCCGGGCAGATCGTGGCCCTGGTGGGCGCGTCGGGGTCGGGCAAGTCGATGACCGCGCTGTCGGTCCTGGGGCTGGAGCCGGCGGCGGCGGCGCGCACGGGTGCCGTCCGCCTGGGGGACCGCGACCTGACCCGGCTGACCGAGCGGCAGATGAACGCCGTGCGCGGCCGCGACATCGGCCTGGTGTTCCAGGAACCGATGACGGCGCTGAACCCGGTGCTGTCCATCGGCGACCAGGTGGCGGAAACCGCGCGCATCCACGGGACGGCCGGGCGCAAAGAGGCGGCGGCCATCGCCGACGCCGTGCTGACCCGCGTGGGCCTGTCCGCCGACCGCTTCCCGCGCACGCGCCGTCCACATGAGCTGTCGGGCGGGCAGCGTCAGCGCGTGGCCATCGCCGCAGCACTGGCGCTGAAGCCCAAGCTGCTGATCGCGGACGAGCCCACCACCGCCCTGGACGTCACCACCCAGGCCCGCATCCTGGATCTGCTGATGGGCCTGGTGCGGGAGGATGGCCTGGGCCTGCTGCTGGTCAGCCACGATCTGGCGCTGGTGTCGCGGGTGGCCGACCGGGTGGTGGTCCTGCACCAGGGTGCCGTGGTGGAGACGGGCACGCCGGTCGAGGTGTTCGGCCAGCCCAAAGCCGCCCATACCCAGGCCCTGCTGGCCGCATCCACCGTGCATCGCCGCCGGCCTGACACCTTCACGCCCACGGGCCAACCCATTTTGGCGGCGGAGGGCATCGTGCGCGACTATCCCCTGCCCCGCACCTCCTGGCTGGCGAAACCCGCCCATCTGCGCGCCGTGGACCAAGCCTGGGTGAGCGTCCACCGGGGTGAAAGCGTGGGCATCGTGGGGGAGTCGGGCTCCGGCAAGTCCACCCTGCTGCGCACCCTGCTGGCCGCCGACAGCCCCCAGGCGGGGGAGGTGCGGTTGCTGGGCCAGGCGTGGTCAGCGGCCTCTGAGGCCGCCCGCCGCCCCCTGCGTCGCCACGTCCAAATGGTGTTCCAGGACCCGGTGGGCAGCTTCGATCCGCGCTGGCGGGTGGAACGGCTGGTGGCGGAACCGTTGGCCCTGCTGGATAACCCGCCCCCGCCGGCGGTGGCGCGCCAGCGGGTGGAAAGCCTGTTGGAACAGGTGGGCCTGTCGGCCACGGATGCCGACCGCTTCCCGCATGAATTCTCCGGCGGGCAGCGCCAGCGCATCGCCATCGCCCGCGCCCTGGCCGCCGAACCCGACCTGATCGCCCTGGATGAGGCGACCTCCGCCCTGGACGTCGCCACCCGCGCCCAGATCCTGGACCTGCTGGCCGGCCTGTCGGACCGGCTGGGCCTGGCCTATCTGGTGGTGTCGCACGATCTGGACGTGGTGCGCGCCCTGACCGACCGCGTCCTGGTCATGCAGGGCGGCCGGGTGGTGGAGGAAGGGCCGACGGCCCGGGTGCTGAGCCAGCCGTCGCACCCCTACACCGCCAGCCTGCTGGCCGCGACACCGGTGCTGGCGGCTTGA